Below is a genomic region from Nitrospiraceae bacterium.
GGGGTTGGACAGTGAGGGGAAAGGTGAAGATGACATTGGTTGATGGCAGGATGGTCTATGATGCCCGTTAATTCAAACGTATGAAGCGGATTAATTGGGGGGTCGTGGGTTTTCTTTTTGAACTGTGTGCCTTAATCTTATGGGTGGGCGGATTAGTCGTCATTATTGCGTTGGTGATTCCAGCCGTTTTTAATTCCTTCGGAATGGAACCAGCCGGCCGTTTTTTACGGAGAGTATTTGATGGATTTGGCTTAATGAATGTCTGGATTTTGATTGTGTTGGGTGTAGTGGCGGTGATTCGCTTCCGGGCTTTTGGCCATAATCCCTCCGAGATGTTTGCCGTTTCTTCCGTAGAATGGTGGCTCCTGGCCGGAATGGCCCTCGTGACGTTCAGCATACTGGTGGTGTTGGGTCCCCAAGCCATTACGTTACAGGAAGAAGCCTTTGAGGCCGTTTCAAAAGAGGACAAAGATATCGCCTATGCAAAATTTTTTCGTCTTCACATGGTCGTACGCGCCTGCCATCTGGTGAATTTTGGTCTCGCGGCTTCACTGTTTATTGTAAAGGTACGGAAAGCTCTTTTTTACCACGCCATGACTCCTCGCTCATAATTACCCCTGATCGTAGAACGGAAATAAGAAGATGAAAAAGGAAAGACCATGAAGCCCGCAGTCCTGGCGTTAGCCGATGGAACCATCTTTCAGGGACGTGCACTCGGTTTCGAGGGCGAAACCGTGGGGGAAGTGGTATTTAATACGGCCATGACGGGGTATCAAGAAATTTTGACGGACCCTTCCTATAAAGGGCAGATCGTGCTGATGACCTCAACCCAAATAGGAAATTACGGGGTGACCCCGGAAGACAATGAATCGCACCGGGTCTGGGCGGAAGGATTTATTGTTCGTGAAGCAGCCAAGTACCGGAGTAATTGGCGGAGCCGGCAATCCTTTGACGACTATTTAATTGAGCATCGTATTGTGGCCATTCAAGGGATAGACACGCGAGCATTAACCTGTCATGTCCGTGATCACGGCTCACAAATGGGAATCATTTCCCATGTAGATTTCGATGACAAGGCCTTGCGGGAAAAGGTGAAGGCCGTGCCTTCCCTCGTTGGACGTGATTTAGTGAAAGAGGTCACCTGTCCGGATGCGTATGAATGGACGGAGAGATCCAGCGTTATGGATCCCGCTGGCGGTGAATCATCCATTTTCACTCAAAACACCGATCACCCCCCCTTGAAACTGGTAGTCATGGATTTTGGTGTGAAACAGAATATTTTACGAAGTCTTGTGGATTTGGGATGTCAGGTTCAAGTTGTGCCAGCTTCGACGACTGCGGAAGAAGTCCGTCGACTTAATCCGGATGGAATTGTGTTATCCAATGGCCCGGGAGACCCTGAAGGGGTCCCCTATGCAGTAAAAACCGTCACGCAGCTATTGGGTTGGAAACCACTGTTGGGGATTTGTTTGGGACACCAGGTCTTGGGATTATCCCTTGGATTGCACACCCATAAGCTAACCTTTGGGCATCATGGAGCCAACCATCCAGTCATGGATCTTCGCACCCGAAAGATTGAAATTACCTCCCAAAACCATAATTTTGCTGTCGGCCTTCCTCGCAAGGAAGGCGCCTGTGCGACGTTGACACCTCAACAGTTTGACTCTTGCGTTGGACGGATGGAAATCACGCATCGGAGTGTGAATGATGGATGTTGTGAAGGAATGGCGGGCTTAGAGAGTCCAATTCTTTCCATCCAGTATCATCCGGAAGCCTCGCCGGGCCCCCATGACTCTTCATATGTGTTCCGACAGTTTCTGGAAATGATGAAAGGCCGATGATAATGGTGATAATGCGTTGTTCTCTGATGCTTCTTCTTTTTTTGGTCAGCGGATGCATCCACGTTGATCTGTTTCCGGGTGGAGGAAAACTTCAGGAAGCCATCATATCTGGTAAGGGAAAGGATAAGGTATTATTGATTGATATCTCTGGCATGCTGACGACAGGCAAAGCCTCGGGTCTCCTGGAGGAACCCAGTCTTCCGGCACGAATCAAAGAAGAGTTGACCAAAGCCGAGGAGGATACACATGTCAAAGCGATCATCCTTCGAATCAATACTCCAGGAGGCTCGGTCACGGCATCAGATCTGGTCTATCATGAGTTGAAAGTCTTCAAGAAAAAACGGGCTGTCCCCGTCATTGCGGCCATTATGGATTTGGGCACTTCTGGCGGATATTACATTGCGATGGCCGCCGACCATATTCTTGCACATCCCTCAACCATTACCGGTAGTATCGGGGTCATTATGGTGACTATGAATGCACAGGGGCTGTTGGAAAAAGTCGGCGTCCAACCGGCTGCGATTGTTTCGGGTCCCAAAAAAGCCATGGGTTCTCCATTTCGGCCAATGAATGATGAAGAGCGGGCTATTTTCCAAGGGACCATTGATCATTTGTTTGAGCAATTCCTTTCGGTGGTGAAAGAGGGCAGACCCGGATTAAGCATGGAGCAGATTCGCATGGTGTCTGACGGACGGATTTTTACGGCCGATATTGCCAAAACCAAGGGTCTTGTGGATAGCATTGGATATTTGGATGAAGCGATTGATTTGGCCAAAAAAGAAGCCAATTTGGAACAGGCCAAAGTCGTCACGTACACCAGGGGAAGGGGAACTCATCAGAATATCTACTCACGGTTCGATCCACCTCAGATTGGGCCTATCGGGTTTCCTCAGATTGATGCCCACTCTCTCTTCAACGTCTTGACCGGAGGGACACCACAAATGCTGTACATGTGGATGCCGTAAAGTCGGTGTTGTCCTGATGTAAGAAATGCTGTTCCCATGATCAACGATCCACCGGGTTCTGGAAAGGCATTCCAATGGCTCTTGGCCAGTGCGGTGTGTGCGCTCCTGTTGCTAGGTTCAGCATGTCAAAAGGCTCCGGGTACGGCTAGAGATCAATTAATTTATATTTCGGAGGAAAAGGAAATTGCCCTGGGACTTGCGGCATTTCGCGAAGTTTTAAAGTCGGCACCATTAAGCAGGGATCCGGAAATAGCGTTAATGGTAAATCGTGTGGGACAACGTATCGCCAAGGCAGCCCAAAAGCCGGAATATGTCTGGGAGTTCGCCGTCATTCAGGATGATGATCAAGTCAATGCATTTGCATTGCCTGGTGGCAAAGTGGCGGTGTTTACGGGCATTTTAAAATACACAAAAACAGAAGCCGGATTGGCAACGGTCATGGCACATGAAGTTGCTCATGCGTTGCAACGGCATGGAGCCGAGCGATACAGTCGTGGAATTTTGGAACAAATTGGTCAACTTGGCGCTTTGGCTGGGGCCGCCGCCGGTGGCGTCGACCCTGGCTTGGCTATTGGAGCCATGAGCGCCTATGGAGTAGGCGTGGCCCTCCCCAATTCCCGTGACCAGGAAACCGAAGCCGATTTTATCGGGCTGCAATTGATGGCCAAGGCCGGCTACGATCCGAGGGAAGCGGTACCGTTTTGGGAACGTATGAGTGGATGTCCGAGAAAAATGATTGGAAAATTTTGTTTTCGCAGTCAAAATGCGATTCCGGAATTTCTGTCCACTCATCCTTCGGATGTGACCCGTATTAATCAAATTGAAGCCTGGATTCCCCAAGCATTGAAATTTTATCATCCTGAGTCATCACCTCCCGAATCTCCCACTAAAAAACCGATATCCGGATCGGTTTTACAATCCTGAGAGCCCATCATGCCACGAAGAAACGACATTCATCGAATTTTATTAATCGGCTCTGGACCGATTGTTATTGGACAAGGTTGTGAGTTTGACTATTCTGGAACGCAAGCCTGCAGGGCCCTGAAGGAGGAGGGCTTTGAAGTCATCCTCGTTAACAGTAATCCCGCCACGATTATGACCGACCCGGATCTCGCCGACCGGACCTATGTGGAGCCGATTACGGTTGAAGTCGTGGAAGCAATTCTAGAGAGAGAGCGCCCTGATGCCCTACTTCCCACCATGGGCGGACAGACGGGCCTGAATATCACTGTGGAATTAGTGAAACGGGGTATTCTGGAAAAGTACGGAGTGCAACTTATCGGAGCCTCCTATGAATCGATCCAAAAAGCGGAAGATCGGGACTTGTTCAAACAGGCGATGACACGTATTGGATTAAACGTGGCGGCAAGCGGATCTTTTCGCTCAAGAGAAGAAGCCCTACGGCTTCTTGAAACAATTGGATTTCCCGCTATCGTCCGTCCATCATTCACTTTGGGAGGAGCGGGGGGGAATATCGCCTATAATCGTGAGGAGTTTGATAAGTATATTGATTGGGCTCTTGTGACCAGTCCGGTTGGCCAGGCCCTGCTCGAACAATCGCTTCTGGGGTGGAAGGAATATGAATTAGAAGTGATGCGGGACTCCAAAGACAATGTCGTCATTGTCTGCCCCATCGAGAATTTCGATCCAATGGGTGTGCATACCGGAGACAGTATCACGGTGGCCCCGGCCATGACCTTGTCTGATAAAGAATATCAGCATATGCGAGACGCGGCGATCCGCATCATCCGAGAAATCGGTGTTGATACCGGCGGATCCAACATTCAATTTTCTTTGAATCCGGACAACGGGGCATTGATGGTTATTGAAATGAATCCTCGCGTATCGAGGAGTTCCGCCTTGGCTTCCAAGGCCACCGGATTCCCGATAGCCAAGATTGCCGCGAAGTTGGCCGTCGGGTATACCCTTGATGAGATTCCCAACGATATTACGCAAGTCACTAAAGCCTGTTTTGAACCGACCATCGACTATGTTGTCGTGAAAATTCCACGGTTCACATTTGAGAAATTTGATGGTGTTGATCGGGTGCTGACAACCCATATGAAATCTGTGGGAGAAGCCATGGCACTCGGATCCACCTTCAAAGAAGCTTTGCAGAAGGCTATTCGTTCCCTTGAAACGGACCGGTATGGGTTGATGTCGTTACATGGGCTTAATGGGAAAAGGGAGTCTGCCGGTTCAGCGCATCCGCTGTATGAGCGTCTTCAATCTCAGGTTCGAATCCCGACCGCTGATCGCCTTTGGTTTCTGGCCGATGCCTTCCGAATCGGAATGTCGGTGGAGGAACTATACCATCTCTCGCGCATTGACCCCTGGTTTTTGCATGAAATTGAAGAACTCGTAGAATTTGAAGCGGAATGGGTTCGCAGAAGTAAGGGGGAAGTTGGGAACGATCGAACACATGACACCCGCAAAGGATGTCCTGATTCCCTGATGCCTCTCCTTGAACAAGCGAAAGGTCTTGGGTTTTCAGA
It encodes:
- a CDS encoding DUF4149 domain-containing protein, whose protein sequence is MKRINWGVVGFLFELCALILWVGGLVVIIALVIPAVFNSFGMEPAGRFLRRVFDGFGLMNVWILIVLGVVAVIRFRAFGHNPSEMFAVSSVEWWLLAGMALVTFSILVVLGPQAITLQEEAFEAVSKEDKDIAYAKFFRLHMVVRACHLVNFGLAASLFIVKVRKALFYHAMTPRS
- the carA gene encoding glutamine-hydrolyzing carbamoyl-phosphate synthase small subunit; this encodes MKPAVLALADGTIFQGRALGFEGETVGEVVFNTAMTGYQEILTDPSYKGQIVLMTSTQIGNYGVTPEDNESHRVWAEGFIVREAAKYRSNWRSRQSFDDYLIEHRIVAIQGIDTRALTCHVRDHGSQMGIISHVDFDDKALREKVKAVPSLVGRDLVKEVTCPDAYEWTERSSVMDPAGGESSIFTQNTDHPPLKLVVMDFGVKQNILRSLVDLGCQVQVVPASTTAEEVRRLNPDGIVLSNGPGDPEGVPYAVKTVTQLLGWKPLLGICLGHQVLGLSLGLHTHKLTFGHHGANHPVMDLRTRKIEITSQNHNFAVGLPRKEGACATLTPQQFDSCVGRMEITHRSVNDGCCEGMAGLESPILSIQYHPEASPGPHDSSYVFRQFLEMMKGR
- the sppA gene encoding signal peptide peptidase SppA; amino-acid sequence: MRCSLMLLLFLVSGCIHVDLFPGGGKLQEAIISGKGKDKVLLIDISGMLTTGKASGLLEEPSLPARIKEELTKAEEDTHVKAIILRINTPGGSVTASDLVYHELKVFKKKRAVPVIAAIMDLGTSGGYYIAMAADHILAHPSTITGSIGVIMVTMNAQGLLEKVGVQPAAIVSGPKKAMGSPFRPMNDEERAIFQGTIDHLFEQFLSVVKEGRPGLSMEQIRMVSDGRIFTADIAKTKGLVDSIGYLDEAIDLAKKEANLEQAKVVTYTRGRGTHQNIYSRFDPPQIGPIGFPQIDAHSLFNVLTGGTPQMLYMWMP
- a CDS encoding M48 family metallopeptidase, whose product is MINDPPGSGKAFQWLLASAVCALLLLGSACQKAPGTARDQLIYISEEKEIALGLAAFREVLKSAPLSRDPEIALMVNRVGQRIAKAAQKPEYVWEFAVIQDDDQVNAFALPGGKVAVFTGILKYTKTEAGLATVMAHEVAHALQRHGAERYSRGILEQIGQLGALAGAAAGGVDPGLAIGAMSAYGVGVALPNSRDQETEADFIGLQLMAKAGYDPREAVPFWERMSGCPRKMIGKFCFRSQNAIPEFLSTHPSDVTRINQIEAWIPQALKFYHPESSPPESPTKKPISGSVLQS